In a genomic window of Nodosilinea sp. E11:
- a CDS encoding tetratricopeptide repeat protein yields the protein MTFTVFQRVSSALRPLVAPVTPSPDQAGVASEFASGVERSVQTFQQWYTEGETLANARDYAGALRCFEAAAIAAPRDVPTLIYQAVCLIHLEQFQSALAMADRVLAIAPNHSQGWLFRGVALQRLGRYPEAYASYANVEAS from the coding sequence ATGACATTTACCGTGTTCCAACGTGTGTCCTCGGCCCTGCGGCCCCTAGTGGCCCCGGTCACTCCATCTCCAGATCAAGCTGGGGTCGCTTCTGAGTTTGCCTCTGGAGTAGAGAGGTCGGTTCAAACTTTTCAGCAGTGGTATACCGAGGGAGAAACCCTAGCCAACGCGAGAGACTACGCGGGGGCATTGCGCTGTTTTGAGGCAGCGGCGATCGCGGCTCCTAGAGATGTGCCGACGTTGATTTATCAGGCGGTCTGCCTAATTCACCTAGAGCAATTTCAGTCGGCGCTGGCGATGGCCGATCGGGTCTTGGCGATCGCCCCCAACCATTCCCAAGGCTGGTTGTTTCGAGGCGTGGCCCTCCAGCGGCTGGGGCGCTATCCAGAAGCCTACGCGAGCTATGCCAACGTTGAGGCGTCTTGA